The following DNA comes from Microbacterium terregens.
GGCGACGAGGCGGGCGAGCTCTGCGGCGAAGGCGTCCACGTCGGCTTCGCTGGTGTCGAAGGAGCACATCCAGCGGACTTCGTTCTTCGCGGCATCCCAGTCGTAGAAGCGGAACGCCTCGCGCAGCCGGTCGGCCACACCGGCGGGGAGCGTCGCGAACACGCCGTTGGCCTGGGTCGGCTGAGTGAATGCCACGCCACGAAGGGATCCGTCGGCCAGGCCCGCCTCGACGGTGGCCCGCAGGCGCGCCGCCATGGCGTTCGAGTGGGATGCGTTGCGCAGCCACAGGTCGCCCTCCAGCAGTGCGATGAGCTGCGCCGAGACGAAGCGCATCTTCGATGAGAGCTGCATGTTCAGCTTGCGCAGGAAGGTCAGGCCGGTCGAGGCCTCGGGATCGAGGACGACGATCGCCTCGCCCAGCATCGCGCCGTTCTTCGTGCCGCCGAAGCTGAGGACATCCACCCCGATGTCCCGCGTGAAGGCGCGCAGCGGCAGTCCGAGCGAGGCTGCGGCGTTGGAGACGCGGGCGCCGTCCATGTGCAGCTTCATCCCGAGCGCGTGCGTGTGATCGGCGATCGCCCGCAGCTCGTCGACGGAATACACCGTGCCGAGCTCGGTGGATTGGGCCACCGAGACCACGAGCGGCTGAGCGCGGTGCTCGTCGCCCCACCCCCAGGCCTCGCGGTCGATGAGCTCGGGCGTGAGCTTGCCGTCGTCGGTCGGCACGGTGAGGAGCTTGATGCCGGCGACGCGCTCCGGCGCACCCCCCTCGTCCACGTTGATGTGGGCGGTGGACGCCGCGATCACCGCGCCCCAGCGGGGGAGCATCGACTGGAGGCCGACGACGTTCGCGCCGGTGCCGTTGAACACGGGGAACGCCTCGACGCCGTCGCCGAAGTGGTGGGCGAAGACCTCCTGCAGCCGCGCGGTGTAGTCGTCCTCGCCGTAGGCGACCTGATGGCCGTCGTTCGCGACCACGATGGCGGCGAGCACCTCGGGGTGGATGCCGGAGTAGTTGTCGGACGCGAAGCCGCGCAGGGCGGTGTCATGAAGCGGAGTCACGCCTCAAGCCTACGGCCGCCGGGTGTCCCTCTCCCGGGCGCGCGCTGCGTCCCGCGCGGGGCCGTGCCCGGTGTTCCCCAGTCCCTTTCTGCGCGCGCGTTGGTGTGGGATGCCGCAACTTGTGGCTGCGGAAGCCGAGGGGTTGCGCGAGCCGGGCGCTCCGCCGTCAGGTTCTGCGGGCGCGTTGGGGCGGGATGCCGCAACTTGTGGCTGCGGAGCGCGACGGGCCTGCGCAGCCCCGTGCTCCGCAGTCAGGTTCTGCGCGTGCGTTGGCGTGGGATACCGCAACTTGTGGCTGCGGAGCGCGACGGGGCTGCGCAGCCCGGGCGCTCCGCAGTCAGGTTCTGCGGGCGCGTTGGTGCGGGATGCCGCGACTTGTGACTGCGGAGCGCGATGGGGCTGCGCGACCCAGCCGATCCGCAGTCACGTTCTGCGGGCGCGTTGGTGCGGGATGCCGCAACTTGTGGCTGCGGAGCCCGACGGGCTCCGCGAGCGGATGCGGGGTTCCGGATGTCGGGAGCCGTGGGTATCCTCGCGAAATGACCTCCCCAGGCGACTCGGGCGCTATGGCGGCCGCACAGAACGGGACCGCGGAGCAGTCACCTGCGCACCACGCGCCGGCCCCGCCGCCCGGCGGCATGCGCACGTTCGTCCAAGTGCTGGTCAATACGGCGATCGCGAACATCACCACGAGCTTTCTGTGGTTCGCCCTCACCTTCTGGGTCTACATCGAGACGCAGTCGGTGCTGGCGACCGGCATCATCGGCGGTGCGTACATGCTGTTCGTCGCGATCTTCTCGATGGTGTTCGGCACGATCGTCGATCGCTACCGCAAGCACGTGGTGATGGTGCTCTCGAGCCTGATCACGCTGGCGTCGTTCCTCGTCGCGGGCGCGCTCTACCTCGCCCAGCCCGAGTCCGCGCTCCTGGACATCGGCGGGCCGTGGTTCTGGCTGTTCTCCGGCATCATCCTGTTCGGTGGGGTCATCGAGAACATGCGCAACATCGCGCTGTCCACGACCGTCACGCTGCTGGTCCCCGTAGAGCGGCACGCGAACGCCAACGGCATGGTCGGCACCGTGCAGGGGATCGCGTTCACCGTCACGAGCGTGTTCAGCGGGCTGGCGATCGGTCTGCTCGGCATGGGCTGGACACTCGTCATCGCGATAGCCTTCACGCTGCTGGCGCTGCTTCACGTCGCATTCCTGCGGATCCCCGAAGACAGACCCGTCCGTGAGGGCGAACGCCAGCCGGTCGTGGACGTGCGCGGCAGCATCCGCGCGATCCGGTCGGCTCCGGGCCTGTTCGCGCTGATCATCTTCGCCACGTTCAACAACCTCATCGGCGGTGTCTACATGGCGCTGATGGACCCCTACGGACTGACGCTGTTCCCCGTCGAGTGGTGGGGTGTGGTGCTCGGGGTCGCCTCGACGGGGTTCATCATCGGCGGCATCGTGATCGCCGCGCGCGGACTCGGCCGCAACCCGATCCGCACGATGCTGCTCGTCGTCGTGGCCATGGGGGTACTGGGCGCGCTCTTCACGATCCGCGACTGGTGGTGGCTGTACGCCGCGGGCATCTGGGTCTACATGGCGCTGGTGCCCGCCGTCGAGGCGTCGGAGCAGACCGTCATCCAGAAAGTCGTGCCGTTCCGCACGCAGGGGCGGGTCTTCGGCTTCGCGGCGGCGTTCGAGTCGGCCGCCGCGCCGATCACGGCGTTCCTCATCGCACCGATCGCGCAGTTCTGGATCATCCCGTACATGGATTCGGATGCCGGTCAGCAGGCGTGGGGGTGGCTCCTCGGCGACGGCGAGGCGCGGGGCATCGCGCTCGTGTTCCTCG
Coding sequences within:
- a CDS encoding low specificity L-threonine aldolase — translated: MTPLHDTALRGFASDNYSGIHPEVLAAIVVANDGHQVAYGEDDYTARLQEVFAHHFGDGVEAFPVFNGTGANVVGLQSMLPRWGAVIAASTAHINVDEGGAPERVAGIKLLTVPTDDGKLTPELIDREAWGWGDEHRAQPLVVSVAQSTELGTVYSVDELRAIADHTHALGMKLHMDGARVSNAAASLGLPLRAFTRDIGVDVLSFGGTKNGAMLGEAIVVLDPEASTGLTFLRKLNMQLSSKMRFVSAQLIALLEGDLWLRNASHSNAMAARLRATVEAGLADGSLRGVAFTQPTQANGVFATLPAGVADRLREAFRFYDWDAAKNEVRWMCSFDTSEADVDAFAAELARLVA
- a CDS encoding MFS transporter, with amino-acid sequence MRTFVQVLVNTAIANITTSFLWFALTFWVYIETQSVLATGIIGGAYMLFVAIFSMVFGTIVDRYRKHVVMVLSSLITLASFLVAGALYLAQPESALLDIGGPWFWLFSGIILFGGVIENMRNIALSTTVTLLVPVERHANANGMVGTVQGIAFTVTSVFSGLAIGLLGMGWTLVIAIAFTLLALLHVAFLRIPEDRPVREGERQPVVDVRGSIRAIRSAPGLFALIIFATFNNLIGGVYMALMDPYGLTLFPVEWWGVVLGVASTGFIIGGIVIAARGLGRNPIRTMLLVVVAMGVLGALFTIRDWWWLYAAGIWVYMALVPAVEASEQTVIQKVVPFRTQGRVFGFAAAFESAAAPITAFLIAPIAQFWIIPYMDSDAGQQAWGWLLGDGEARGIALVFLVSGLIMVVVALLAFTTRSYRTLSKEYERAPDPLDADPVA